One segment of Thermococcus sp. AM4 DNA contains the following:
- a CDS encoding GTPase: protein MKQRKAWKVVREVIDEADVIVEVVDARDPIGTRNRKLERLIQEEGKPLLIVMNKADLVPKEWAEEYKRKSEIPVVFISARERKGTGILRRELKKLAKPLLDEKEKVKVALIGYPNVGKSTIINTLKGKRAVGTAPIPGYTKGKQLIRLSKRLWLLDSPGVVPIDDFDELVIKGGFPADKIEEPVRPALKLISRILETRREAITEKFGIEAESEEEILRRIGEKRGLIKAGGEVDLEETARWLLREWQTGRFTLFASEEEKSRDFVWDFKDVLDGVERELLLDPRRILWRYGDELREKLDNQKRAGVREIEGITVGIATGFKKCDSALKFLEELTGKSAIASECFGKKWKGVIAILE, encoded by the coding sequence ATGAAGCAGAGGAAAGCTTGGAAGGTCGTTAGGGAAGTCATAGACGAGGCCGACGTGATAGTCGAGGTAGTCGATGCGAGAGACCCCATAGGAACGCGCAACAGGAAGCTTGAAAGGCTAATCCAGGAGGAGGGCAAGCCCCTCCTTATAGTTATGAACAAGGCCGATTTGGTGCCGAAGGAGTGGGCAGAGGAGTACAAGCGGAAGAGCGAGATACCTGTAGTCTTCATATCCGCGAGGGAGAGGAAGGGAACTGGAATCCTGAGGAGGGAACTCAAAAAGCTCGCAAAGCCCCTCCTGGACGAGAAGGAGAAAGTTAAGGTGGCCCTCATAGGCTATCCCAACGTCGGTAAGAGCACGATAATAAACACCCTGAAGGGAAAACGGGCCGTCGGAACCGCCCCGATACCTGGCTACACCAAGGGGAAGCAGCTGATAAGGCTCAGCAAGAGGCTCTGGCTCCTCGACAGCCCCGGAGTCGTTCCGATAGACGACTTCGACGAGCTGGTCATTAAAGGAGGCTTCCCGGCGGATAAGATTGAGGAACCCGTCAGGCCGGCCTTAAAGCTAATCTCCAGAATCCTCGAGACGAGGAGGGAAGCCATAACGGAGAAGTTCGGCATCGAAGCCGAAAGCGAGGAGGAAATCCTCAGGCGGATAGGGGAGAAGAGGGGCCTCATAAAGGCCGGCGGAGAGGTCGATTTGGAAGAAACGGCGAGGTGGCTTCTCCGCGAATGGCAGACTGGAAGGTTTACGCTGTTCGCGAGCGAGGAGGAGAAGAGCCGGGACTTCGTCTGGGACTTCAAAGATGTCCTCGACGGCGTTGAGAGGGAACTCCTCCTCGACCCGAGGAGAATCCTCTGGCGCTATGGGGATGAGCTGAGAGAAAAGCTCGACAACCAGAAGAGGGCGGGAGTGAGGGAAATCGAGGGGATAACGGTGGGCATAGCGACGGGCTTCAAGAAGTGCGACTCGGCTTTGAAGTTCCTCGAAGAATTAACGGGAAAGAGCGCCATCGCGAGCGAGTGCTTCGGGAAGAAGTGGAAGGGAGTTATAGCGATACTGGAGTGA
- the trm14 gene encoding tRNA (guanine(6)-N2)-methyltransferase, with translation MRLILTTSRGIEDFARAEVERLLSGLGVPFRVEEKPLGVEGRVLAEVDKAFYTDEKGRKRELSVSTYLNERSRLLHRVIVEIASERFEGITDEEPEKALKRIEKFVASLPVERYVKVSESFAVRSFRKGEHKITSVDIAKTVGKAIFERLERFGTPKVNLDHPAVIFRAELIGEAFFLGIDTTGDSSLHKRPWRVYDHPAHLKASIANALIELAEPDGGPFIDPFCGSGTIPIELALRDYDGRIIGLEKFRKHLNGARMNALSAGVLDRIEFVLGDATRLSEYVESVDFAVSNLPYGLKIGSKSAIPKLYMDFFGELAKVLEKRGVFITTEKRAIERAIEENGFQIKHHRLIGHGGLMVHTYVIQ, from the coding sequence ATGAGGCTAATCCTAACCACTTCACGGGGAATAGAGGACTTCGCGAGGGCCGAGGTCGAGAGGCTCCTCTCGGGCCTTGGAGTTCCGTTTCGGGTGGAGGAGAAGCCCCTCGGCGTCGAGGGAAGGGTCTTGGCCGAGGTCGATAAAGCGTTTTACACCGACGAGAAGGGACGGAAGAGAGAGCTGAGCGTTTCAACCTACCTGAACGAGCGTTCGAGGCTTCTCCACAGGGTTATAGTCGAGATAGCGAGCGAGCGCTTCGAGGGGATAACCGATGAGGAGCCGGAAAAGGCTTTGAAGAGGATTGAGAAATTCGTGGCTTCACTTCCGGTGGAAAGGTACGTTAAGGTAAGCGAGAGCTTCGCGGTGAGGAGTTTCCGCAAGGGCGAGCACAAGATTACAAGCGTTGATATCGCGAAAACCGTTGGAAAGGCTATATTCGAGCGTTTGGAGCGCTTCGGAACGCCAAAGGTGAACCTCGACCACCCAGCGGTAATCTTCAGGGCCGAGCTGATTGGCGAGGCCTTCTTCCTGGGGATTGACACGACAGGCGACAGCTCTCTCCACAAGAGGCCGTGGAGGGTTTACGACCACCCGGCCCATTTAAAGGCCAGCATAGCGAACGCGCTGATTGAGCTGGCCGAACCGGACGGCGGGCCATTCATAGACCCCTTTTGCGGGTCCGGAACGATTCCGATAGAGCTCGCCCTACGGGACTACGATGGGAGGATAATCGGCCTCGAGAAGTTCAGGAAGCACCTGAACGGCGCCAGGATGAACGCCCTCTCCGCCGGAGTGCTGGATAGAATAGAGTTCGTCCTCGGCGATGCGACGAGGCTAAGTGAATACGTCGAGAGCGTGGACTTCGCGGTCAGCAATCTGCCCTACGGGCTAAAGATAGGGAGTAAGAGCGCCATTCCGAAGCTCTACATGGACTTTTTCGGGGAGCTTGCAAAGGTTCTGGAGAAGAGGGGAGTCTTCATAACGACGGAGAAGAGGGCGATAGAGAGGGCAATAGAGGAGAACGGCTTCCAAATCAAGCACCACCGCCTAATAGGGCACGGCGGGCTGATGGTGCATACCTACGTGATTCAATGA
- a CDS encoding fumarylacetoacetate hydrolase family protein, whose protein sequence is MVRLPYMDGFYELRPSKIIALAKNYAEHAREMESDIPKKPVFFLKPPSALIGPGEPIILPRMSKRVDHEVELAVIIGKRAKRVPAEKAMDYVLGYTILLDITARDLQAEAREKGLPWTIAKGFDTFAPVGPRVVDKRELKIDDLEIGLKVNGKLRQLGRTGEMVFKVPELIEYISSVMTLDPGDIIATGTPAGIGPLRHGDKIEAWIEGIGRVEFDVLSEDSILC, encoded by the coding sequence ATGGTCAGGTTGCCTTACATGGACGGCTTCTATGAGCTACGCCCGAGCAAAATAATAGCCCTCGCCAAGAACTACGCCGAGCACGCGAGGGAGATGGAGAGCGACATTCCCAAAAAACCGGTCTTCTTCCTCAAGCCCCCGAGTGCGCTCATCGGTCCTGGCGAGCCGATAATCCTTCCCAGAATGAGCAAGAGGGTTGACCACGAGGTCGAGCTGGCGGTTATAATCGGGAAGCGCGCGAAGAGAGTTCCGGCGGAGAAAGCCATGGATTACGTCCTCGGCTACACGATTCTGCTTGACATTACGGCGAGAGACCTCCAGGCCGAGGCGAGGGAGAAGGGCCTTCCTTGGACGATTGCCAAGGGCTTCGACACCTTCGCTCCCGTCGGCCCGAGGGTCGTGGATAAGCGCGAGCTGAAGATAGACGACCTCGAAATCGGCCTGAAGGTGAACGGCAAACTTAGACAGCTCGGAAGAACGGGCGAGATGGTCTTCAAGGTTCCCGAGCTCATAGAGTACATAAGCTCCGTTATGACGCTCGATCCCGGGGACATAATCGCGACCGGAACACCGGCAGGAATCGGCCCGCTGAGGCACGGGGATAAAATTGAAGCGTGGATTGAGGGCATCGGAAGGGTCGAGTTCGACGTCCTGAGCGAGGATTCGATTCTGTGCTGA
- a CDS encoding DUF211 domain-containing protein encodes MGKGIRLLVLDVLKPHQPIVTELALGLSELEGVEGVNITLVEIDKETENVKITVVGDDLDYEEIVQTIEEFGGVVHSIDMVAAGRRIVEEEETPQDKLEE; translated from the coding sequence ATGGGTAAGGGGATAAGGCTCCTGGTTCTCGACGTTCTCAAGCCCCACCAGCCCATCGTTACGGAGCTGGCGCTCGGTTTGAGCGAGCTCGAGGGAGTTGAGGGCGTGAACATAACGCTGGTTGAGATAGACAAGGAGACCGAGAACGTTAAAATAACCGTCGTCGGAGACGACCTCGATTATGAAGAGATCGTCCAGACCATAGAGGAGTTCGGAGGGGTTGTCCACAGCATAGATATGGTAGCGGCCGGCAGGCGTATAGTTGAGGAGGAGGAAACCCCCCAGGACAAACTGGAGGAGTAG
- a CDS encoding winged helix-turn-helix domain-containing protein gives MAKVKVITDPEVIKLMLEDTRRKILSLLRNREMTISQLSEILGKTPQTIYHHIEKLKEAGLVEVKRTEMKGNLIEKYYGRTADAFYINLYLGDEELRYFARSRLKTKLEIFKALGYEFDDAELLNVMDELLKKEHQYKTEISREMEENEDKLKDFSNEDIIHAIEWLAMARMGRDDEVLELLKKLGEILRK, from the coding sequence ATGGCCAAGGTGAAGGTTATCACCGACCCAGAGGTTATTAAGCTTATGCTCGAGGACACGAGGCGGAAGATCCTCTCCCTGCTCAGGAACAGGGAGATGACGATCTCACAGCTGAGCGAGATCCTCGGAAAGACCCCACAGACGATATACCACCACATCGAAAAGCTCAAGGAAGCGGGTTTGGTTGAGGTCAAGAGGACGGAGATGAAGGGCAACCTCATCGAGAAGTACTACGGAAGAACCGCCGACGCTTTCTACATCAACCTCTACCTCGGCGATGAAGAGCTGCGCTACTTCGCCCGCTCGAGGCTCAAGACCAAGCTGGAGATCTTCAAGGCCCTCGGCTACGAGTTCGACGACGCCGAGCTCCTCAACGTTATGGACGAGCTCCTCAAGAAGGAGCACCAGTACAAGACGGAGATCTCCAGGGAGATGGAGGAGAACGAGGACAAGCTCAAGGACTTCTCAAACGAGGACATAATCCACGCCATAGAGTGGCTCGCCATGGCGAGGATGGGCAGGGACGATGAGGTTCTGGAGCTGCTTAAAAAGCTCGGCGAGATCCTGAGGAAGTAG
- a CDS encoding acetate--CoA ligase family protein, with translation MESLDFLFYPKSVAVIGASHVPGKVGNAIMRSITLRFNGKVYAVNVKGGEIEVNGKKFKVYRSIKEIPDEIDVAVIAVPAKFVPDVIDECGEKGVKGAIVISAGFKEAGRADLEEELVKRARKWGIRVVGPNCLGVTNLENGFDCNFNPPERQARPPFGKVAFMSQSGAFGAAILDWAAREKIGMSKFISLGNMADLDESDFMDYLGDDEKTGVITGYLEGVKDGRKFLETAKRVTLKKPVVILKSGRTEAGAKAAASHTGSLAGSYAIYRAAFEQSGVLEATTMRQLFNYAKVLAMQKPAKGDRVAIVTNGGGAGVMMSDGLLERGLKMAELSEETLKKFEEDVKAGKLPAHMSYKNPIDVIGDAPSSRYEIAMRYALEDPNVDVLVVIALFQSPALDEGIIDAVERMKAYGKPIVFVAPGGDFPHKMARNIEQKGIPVYETTEDAVDAVYALVKYGEWLRENGKL, from the coding sequence ATGGAGAGCCTCGACTTCCTGTTTTACCCGAAGAGCGTCGCTGTCATAGGAGCCTCGCACGTGCCAGGGAAGGTTGGAAACGCCATAATGCGCTCGATAACGCTCCGCTTCAACGGCAAGGTCTACGCCGTCAACGTCAAGGGCGGTGAAATTGAGGTCAACGGGAAGAAGTTCAAGGTCTATCGGAGCATCAAGGAGATTCCCGACGAGATTGATGTGGCGGTCATCGCGGTTCCGGCCAAGTTCGTGCCGGACGTCATAGACGAGTGCGGTGAGAAGGGCGTCAAAGGTGCCATCGTTATCTCCGCCGGCTTCAAGGAGGCCGGAAGGGCCGACCTCGAGGAGGAACTCGTTAAGCGCGCCAGGAAGTGGGGCATTCGCGTCGTCGGGCCGAACTGCCTCGGTGTTACGAACCTTGAGAACGGCTTCGACTGTAACTTCAACCCGCCCGAGAGGCAGGCCAGACCGCCCTTCGGAAAGGTCGCCTTCATGAGCCAGAGCGGGGCCTTCGGAGCGGCAATCCTCGACTGGGCGGCCAGGGAAAAGATAGGAATGAGCAAGTTCATCAGCCTCGGCAACATGGCCGACCTCGACGAGAGCGACTTCATGGACTACCTCGGCGACGACGAGAAGACCGGAGTTATAACCGGCTACCTTGAGGGCGTCAAGGACGGAAGGAAGTTCCTCGAGACGGCAAAGCGCGTTACCCTCAAGAAGCCCGTCGTGATTCTCAAGAGCGGAAGGACCGAGGCAGGAGCCAAGGCCGCCGCAAGCCACACAGGCTCACTCGCGGGTTCCTACGCGATTTACAGGGCGGCCTTTGAGCAGAGCGGTGTTCTGGAAGCGACCACGATGAGACAGCTCTTCAACTACGCGAAGGTCTTAGCTATGCAGAAGCCGGCCAAGGGCGACCGCGTCGCGATAGTCACCAACGGCGGTGGAGCAGGAGTCATGATGAGCGACGGCCTGCTCGAGCGCGGTTTGAAGATGGCGGAGCTTAGCGAGGAGACGCTGAAGAAGTTCGAGGAGGACGTCAAGGCCGGAAAGCTTCCTGCTCACATGTCCTACAAGAACCCGATTGACGTCATAGGCGATGCCCCGTCGAGCAGGTACGAGATAGCCATGCGCTACGCCCTCGAAGACCCGAACGTCGATGTTCTCGTCGTCATCGCGCTCTTCCAGAGCCCTGCCCTCGACGAGGGAATCATTGACGCGGTCGAGAGAATGAAGGCCTACGGCAAGCCGATTGTCTTCGTTGCCCCCGGTGGAGACTTCCCGCACAAGATGGCTAGGAACATCGAGCAGAAGGGCATTCCGGTCTACGAGACCACCGAGGATGCCGTTGACGCCGTCTACGCCCTCGTCAAGTACGGCGAGTGGCTCAGGGAGAACGGAAAGCTCTGA
- a CDS encoding MBL fold metallo-hydrolase, translated as MKVVILGSGSYSGTPKPLCTCENCSRARINPALRRTRFSLYFEGTLVDPSPDLHYHLERLNREVEQVLITHGHFDHVFGLPELQVFKRISFYSHREALEVAKSLARLAFGSESPEGHEWAYNELEFWEETRIGKMRVVHFPVTHTVTAGGFVIEVKGKRIAITGDTGPEILKDEKAIKLMKGADLLIAEMTHREAIPGSHLGVREAIELAKRVGAGYTVFAHISHSNYPHEVLEKKVREAGIPGEVARDFTWVEI; from the coding sequence ATGAAGGTCGTGATTCTCGGCTCAGGTTCATACAGCGGGACACCAAAGCCACTCTGCACCTGCGAGAACTGTTCGCGGGCGAGGATTAATCCGGCCTTAAGGAGAACGCGATTCTCGCTCTACTTCGAGGGAACGCTCGTAGACCCGAGTCCAGACCTGCACTACCACCTGGAGAGGCTGAACAGGGAAGTAGAGCAGGTTTTAATAACGCACGGCCACTTCGACCACGTTTTCGGCCTGCCCGAGCTCCAGGTCTTCAAGCGCATCTCTTTCTACTCCCACAGGGAAGCACTGGAAGTCGCGAAAAGCTTAGCGAGGCTGGCCTTCGGCTCGGAAAGTCCGGAGGGGCACGAGTGGGCCTACAACGAGCTTGAGTTCTGGGAGGAGACAAGAATCGGGAAGATGAGGGTAGTTCACTTTCCCGTTACCCACACGGTAACGGCCGGTGGCTTCGTCATAGAGGTGAAGGGGAAGAGGATAGCGATAACCGGCGACACCGGGCCGGAGATTCTGAAGGACGAAAAAGCAATAAAGCTCATGAAGGGAGCCGACCTTTTGATAGCGGAGATGACCCACAGGGAAGCCATTCCCGGCTCGCACCTCGGGGTCAGGGAGGCGATAGAGCTGGCGAAGAGGGTCGGGGCAGGCTACACCGTCTTCGCGCATATAAGCCACAGCAACTATCCTCACGAGGTCCTGGAGAAGAAGGTCAGGGAAGCCGGAATTCCGGGCGAGGTTGCGAGGGACTTCACGTGGGTTGAGATTTAG
- a CDS encoding DMT family transporter has product MDRETEGTLLAFVVLLLLGLEPVVIKANPVNPFAFASLSALIASLILWPVILLGGQAREIRERPAELRKAFLTGLFATAVAYSLFAYGTRLSTAINSAILTRFEVFYSFLISWLLLGERISGRAVVSALALITGVFLVVAQGKRPELLKGDILLLLTPLFWQLGHAIAKRTDYSPVTIATLRNTSGGLLLLVPAFITGFAFTKLALAEGLIIALTQSLWYLAIARINLSKATAILTPAPALTGLVSIALLGERVTFYHLAGLALIILGTLVVSREESGVRE; this is encoded by the coding sequence ATGGACCGCGAAACAGAGGGGACGCTGTTAGCGTTTGTCGTACTGCTCCTGCTCGGCCTCGAGCCGGTCGTAATCAAAGCCAATCCAGTTAATCCATTCGCCTTCGCCTCTCTGTCCGCTTTAATAGCCTCGCTAATCCTCTGGCCGGTTATACTGCTCGGCGGTCAGGCGAGAGAAATCCGGGAGAGGCCGGCCGAGCTAAGAAAGGCATTTCTAACGGGCCTTTTCGCGACGGCGGTGGCATATTCTCTCTTCGCCTACGGGACGAGGCTGAGTACGGCGATTAATTCGGCAATACTCACGCGCTTCGAGGTCTTCTACTCCTTCCTCATCTCGTGGCTCCTCCTGGGGGAGAGGATAAGCGGAAGGGCAGTAGTTTCGGCCCTGGCACTCATCACGGGCGTCTTCCTCGTGGTCGCGCAGGGAAAGAGGCCGGAGCTCCTGAAGGGCGACATCCTACTACTCCTAACTCCCCTCTTCTGGCAGCTCGGGCACGCAATAGCCAAGAGAACCGATTACAGCCCGGTGACGATAGCGACATTGAGGAACACCTCCGGCGGGCTTCTCCTCCTCGTTCCAGCCTTTATTACCGGCTTCGCCTTCACGAAGCTCGCGCTGGCGGAGGGGCTGATAATAGCGCTCACCCAGAGCCTCTGGTATTTGGCGATAGCGCGGATTAACCTCTCGAAGGCGACGGCCATTTTAACGCCCGCGCCCGCTCTGACGGGGCTCGTCTCGATTGCGCTCCTCGGCGAGAGGGTAACCTTCTATCACCTCGCGGGCTTAGCCTTAATAATCCTTGGAACGCTAGTTGTGAGCAGAGAGGAGAGCGGGGTGAGGGAATGA
- a CDS encoding type II toxin-antitoxin system RelE/ParE family toxin — MSFSVEVHPRVAKVLSKLKPAHYQRIYDFLSLLQEEPVPSSLYDVKKLKGTGDLSVYRVRVGDYRLIYVVDWSNSRIRVLRLERRGSAYK, encoded by the coding sequence ATGAGTTTCTCGGTTGAGGTTCATCCCCGCGTTGCCAAAGTGCTCTCAAAGCTGAAGCCAGCCCACTACCAGCGAATTTACGACTTTTTGTCCCTTCTCCAGGAGGAGCCAGTCCCTTCGAGTTTATACGACGTGAAGAAGCTTAAAGGTACGGGAGACCTCTCCGTTTACCGTGTGCGCGTTGGTGATTACCGTCTGATTTATGTTGTTGATTGGAGCAACTCAAGAATTAGGGTTCTCCGGCTTGAGCGGAGGGGCTCGGCTTATAAATGA
- a CDS encoding tryptophan--tRNA ligase — translation MELEFKVTPWDVEGLVDYNKLIEQFGTSPLTDELLEKTARLTKRELPIYFRRRFFFSHRDYDKVLADYESGRGFFLYTGRGPSGPMHIGHIIPFYATKWLQEKFGVNLYIQITDDEKFLFKNLTLDETKRWAYENILDIIAVGFDPDKTFIFQDSEFTKIYEMALPIAKKINYSMAKAVFGFSEQSKIGMIFYPAIQAAPTFFEKKRCLIPAAIDQDPYWRLQRDFAESLGYYKTAALHSKFVPPLTGLEGKMSASKPETAVYLTDDPEEAGKKIWKFALTGGQPTLKEQREKGGNPEKCVVFKWLEIFFEEDDKKLMERYHACKAGELTCGECKRYLIKKVQEFLKEHQKKRKEAERMVEKFKYTGELAREQWEKAIPEPLKK, via the coding sequence TTGGAATTGGAGTTTAAGGTTACCCCCTGGGACGTTGAAGGTTTGGTCGACTACAACAAGCTGATAGAGCAGTTCGGAACCAGCCCGCTGACTGACGAGCTGCTTGAGAAGACGGCAAGGCTCACGAAGAGAGAACTGCCGATTTACTTCCGCAGGCGCTTCTTCTTCTCCCACAGGGACTACGACAAGGTTCTGGCCGACTACGAGAGCGGAAGGGGCTTCTTCCTGTACACGGGAAGGGGTCCGAGCGGGCCGATGCACATAGGCCACATAATCCCCTTCTACGCCACCAAGTGGCTACAGGAGAAGTTCGGCGTCAACCTCTACATACAGATAACCGACGACGAGAAGTTCCTCTTCAAGAATCTGACCTTAGATGAAACCAAGCGCTGGGCATACGAGAACATTTTAGATATAATCGCGGTCGGCTTCGACCCGGACAAGACCTTCATCTTCCAGGACAGCGAGTTCACGAAGATTTACGAGATGGCCCTCCCGATAGCGAAGAAAATAAACTACTCGATGGCCAAAGCGGTCTTCGGCTTCAGCGAGCAGAGCAAGATTGGAATGATTTTCTACCCGGCCATACAGGCGGCACCGACCTTTTTCGAGAAGAAGCGCTGTTTAATTCCAGCGGCAATTGACCAGGACCCCTACTGGAGGCTCCAGAGGGACTTCGCCGAGAGCCTCGGCTACTACAAAACCGCCGCTTTGCACTCGAAGTTCGTTCCGCCGCTGACGGGCCTCGAGGGCAAGATGAGCGCCAGCAAGCCTGAAACCGCCGTCTATCTCACCGACGACCCCGAGGAGGCTGGAAAGAAAATCTGGAAGTTCGCCTTGACTGGCGGTCAGCCGACGCTCAAAGAGCAGAGGGAGAAGGGCGGAAACCCGGAGAAGTGCGTCGTCTTCAAGTGGCTGGAGATTTTCTTCGAGGAGGACGACAAGAAGCTCATGGAGCGCTACCACGCGTGTAAAGCGGGAGAGCTGACCTGTGGAGAGTGCAAGCGCTACCTCATAAAGAAGGTGCAGGAGTTCCTGAAGGAGCACCAGAAGAAGCGCAAGGAGGCCGAGAGGATGGTGGAGAAGTTCAAGTACACCGGCGAGCTTGCCCGTGAGCAGTGGGAGAAGGCGATTCCTGAGCCGTTGAAGAAGTGA